The segment CTCGCTGCTCTATCGCTGGACGCCCGAGCGGCGCCAGCTCGACTACCTGCGCTATGTGGCAGCCAGCGACGAGACGGCCAAGGAGGTCAAGTTGTTCGGGCTGGCCGGCCACTTCATTCGCGGCTATCGTCGCCTGGCCGACGAGTTTTATGACGCCAACCGGCGGCTGGCCTTGCGCCGGGCCGCCTCAGGCGCGGCACTCTCCGCGCTGAGCACGGCCGTCTATTACGGCGCCTACGGCTTCATCATCTGGCAGACCGTGCGGGGCGTGCTGACGGTGGGCAGCCTGAGCTTCCTGGCCTCCTCCTTCATGCGCAGCCGCGACCTGATCTCGCGCATCCTGCTGGGCTCCGCGGACGTTTACGAGCAGAGCCTGTTCCTGCGCGACCTCTTCACCTTCCTGGAAATGCGGCCCCGCGTCGCCAGCCCGCCCGATGCGCGCCCGCTGCCGCGCCCGATCCGGGAGGGGTTCCGCTTCCAGGGCGTGGGGTTCCGCTATCCGGGGGCGGAGCGCTGGGCCTTGCGCCAGGTGAGCTTCGAGCTGCGACCCGGCGAGCGGCTGGCGCTGGTGGGGGAGAACGGCGCGGGCAAGACCACGCTGGTCAAGCTGCTGGCCCGCCTCTACGACCCGCACGAGGGGCGCATCCTGCTGGATGGCGTCGACCTCCGGGAATACAACATTGACGAGCTGCGCCGCGCCATTGGCGTGATCTTCCAGGACTTTGTCGAGTACGATCTGGCCGCCCGTGAGAACGTTGCCGTGGGCTGGATCGACGCGCTGGAAGATCGGCCGCGCATCGAGCGGGCCGCGGCCAAGAGCCTGGCGGATACGGTCATCGCGCGTCTCGAGCGGGGCTACGACCACATGCTGGGCCGGCGCTTTGACGGTGGTGTAAACCTCTCGGGCGGCGAGTGGCAGAAGATCGCCCTGGCGCGTGCCTACATGCGCGACGCGCAGATCCTGATTCTGGACGAGCCCACGGCCTCGCTCGACGCGCGCGCCGAATACCAGGTCTTCCAGCGCTTCAGCGAGCTGACGGGCGGGCGTATGGCCGTGCTCATCAGCCACCGCTTCTCCACGGTGCGCATGGCCAGCCGCATCCTGGTGCTGGAGGACGGGCGCATCCGCGAGGAGGGCAGCCACGCCGAGCTGCTCGAGCGCGGCGGGCTGTACGCCGAGCTGTTCTCGCTGCAGGCGGCGGGCTACCGGTAAGGGTGGCTGGGCTTGGGCGGGGTGGACGTACGCGTACCTACCCGTAGCCGTACGCGAATTCCTCGGCGCAGGCTATGCACGGGCACGGGCACGGGCACGGGCACGGGCACGGGGTACGGGTTCGGCGAGTGCCACTGAAACCACAGGTACCCAGCGTCGCGTAAAGAGGAGGGAGCCCCCGCGGCTCGCGGACCCAGGAGGACACGGTGCAGAATACCGACAGCTCCGGCTCGAAGAAGGACCCGATTGCCGAGCTTCAGGCCCGCCTCGAAGCGGCAATCGATGAAGTGCGGCCGAAAATGAGACGCGCGTTCGACGAGCTGAACGCCAGGCTGGACGCGGCGCTCGAGGATGTGCAGCCCAGGGTGGACGCCGCCCTGAGTGACGCTCGCCCGGCGGTGGACCGCTTCGTTGCGGATATCCAGCCGCGCATGGACAGCCTGCTCGAACGGCTGCAGGCCAAGCTCGAGGCGCTGCGCTCCGAACTGCGGAGCCGGGCGGAACGCGCTACCAGGCCCGAGGAGGAGCCCGGGCCGATCAAGGGCGAGTTGCCGCCCACAGGCTCGGCCGCCGCGGAGCCCCCGCCCGAAAAGTAGGTTCCTTTCTGCCCAGCGCGGACCCCGGCCCCGACCCCGAGCCCCGAGCCCGGGGCTGACCCGCGTAGGGAGCGGCGGAGCTGGTCGGAAATGTTGTCCTCCGTACGCGTGCGCCCGTCAGCCATCCCCCCGCCCGCGCGCCAGCTCCGCCTCCGCCGCAATGTAGCCGAACGCCGCCCAGTTGCTGAGCGTCAGGACGCGGCGGAACACCTCGAGCGCCCGCTCCCGCTCCCCATTGTACAGGTACCAGTTGCCCACGCCGTAGCCCTGCGTGGCCAGCTCGACGGGGTCCCCGCTCCCGGCATCGAGCAGTGCATCGGGCGGGATCTCGCCCCTGTACATGAGCAGCCGGCGGTGGTAGGCGTGGTTCTCCAGGATCTTCATCTGCTGGTGGATCGGCTCGAGGACCAGCGCCGCTTCCTCCGCACGGCCCAGCCGCCGCAGCGTCATGTACAACCAGTCGCTGGTCGCCACCAGCATGTCTGGATTGTTCGAGACCTTCAGGCACTCCAGGTAGGCGGGCAACGCCCTCTCGAAGTCGCCCCTCAGGTAATGGGCCAGCCCCAGGTGGTACCAGATGTTGGACTGCAGCGTGCTGGTCGGGATGTTGTAGGGGTTGGGCGCCCCATCGGGCTCGACCTCGTCCAGCTTCCCACGGATCAGGCTGGCCGCCTGCTCGAGGTCGGCCATCGCGTTATCGAGTTCGCGCAGGGTGATGTAGCGGTGGCCGCGGTGGCGGAACATGCGCGGGTCGTCCGGGTGTTTGCGGATCCCCTCGGAAAAAGTCGCGATCGCCTCGCGGTAGCGGCCCAGGTAGGCCAGGCGGCGGCCCAGCCAGATGATGCGGTCCGCATCGTCTGGCCCCGCCTCGTATGCCGCACGCGCCGCCGCCAGGTTCTGCTCCAGCCGCTCGCGTACTTCGGGGCCGAGTAGAGGCGGGTAGAGCGGCTGTCCCAGGAGCGAAACGGCCTGTGGCTCGCCGGCCGTGGCGGCCGGTTGCGTGGCGGCCCCCGCGCCGGCCGCCGGGGTCGGCGCAGGCGCTGGGGTGCCGGGAGCCTCTGCGGCCACGGGAGCGCCCGCCTCGGCCGCGGGCGTCCGGGGCTGCAGCGTCGCCTTCCCCTCTGATGCGGCCTCCGGCACCCCGCTCGCGCTGGCGCACGCGGCCAGTGCTGCGGCCCATACGAGTGGCACTCCCCCGGTTGTCCTCATGATCCGCTCACCTCCGCCCGGCACTCAGGCGGGCCTGAGTGCCGGGCCTGCCAGCAGGTAGGTGCGCATCTGCCCTTTGCCCGGGATCTCGACCACACCCCGGCTCTCGAATGCGAAGCGCTCGCGCAGCCGGGCGTAGCTGGGCGCGGAGACGTGGATCGAACCCGCGACGCCGTGGGCCGCGAGTT is part of the Gemmatimonadota bacterium genome and harbors:
- a CDS encoding ABC transporter ATP-binding protein; its protein translation is MVALRDRNGKELPPVRERLRALRLVPPFLKLVWQAHPTYAAGVLALRVTQAFGPLALLWVAKLIVDGVVANLGQPDPDWSYLARLALLELAIALSLEVMQRLSALLESLLGDLFSNRMSVRLMEHAATLDLEHFEDPEFYDHLERARRQTVGRIGLVALLLSMGQSALTLASLMAALLAFNPWLLLLLVLAVLPSMVGETHYAGLSYSLLYRWTPERRQLDYLRYVAASDETAKEVKLFGLAGHFIRGYRRLADEFYDANRRLALRRAASGAALSALSTAVYYGAYGFIIWQTVRGVLTVGSLSFLASSFMRSRDLISRILLGSADVYEQSLFLRDLFTFLEMRPRVASPPDARPLPRPIREGFRFQGVGFRYPGAERWALRQVSFELRPGERLALVGENGAGKTTLVKLLARLYDPHEGRILLDGVDLREYNIDELRRAIGVIFQDFVEYDLAARENVAVGWIDALEDRPRIERAAAKSLADTVIARLERGYDHMLGRRFDGGVNLSGGEWQKIALARAYMRDAQILILDEPTASLDARAEYQVFQRFSELTGGRMAVLISHRFSTVRMASRILVLEDGRIREEGSHAELLERGGLYAELFSLQAAGYR
- a CDS encoding apolipoprotein A1/A4/E family protein, which gives rise to MQNTDSSGSKKDPIAELQARLEAAIDEVRPKMRRAFDELNARLDAALEDVQPRVDAALSDARPAVDRFVADIQPRMDSLLERLQAKLEALRSELRSRAERATRPEEEPGPIKGELPPTGSAAAEPPPEK
- a CDS encoding tetratricopeptide repeat protein gives rise to the protein MRTTGGVPLVWAAALAACASASGVPEAASEGKATLQPRTPAAEAGAPVAAEAPGTPAPAPTPAAGAGAATQPAATAGEPQAVSLLGQPLYPPLLGPEVRERLEQNLAAARAAYEAGPDDADRIIWLGRRLAYLGRYREAIATFSEGIRKHPDDPRMFRHRGHRYITLRELDNAMADLEQAASLIRGKLDEVEPDGAPNPYNIPTSTLQSNIWYHLGLAHYLRGDFERALPAYLECLKVSNNPDMLVATSDWLYMTLRRLGRAEEAALVLEPIHQQMKILENHAYHRRLLMYRGEIPPDALLDAGSGDPVELATQGYGVGNWYLYNGERERALEVFRRVLTLSNWAAFGYIAAEAELARGRGDG